The Streptomyces collinus DNA segment GGGTGGAGATGTGTCCGATCGCGCGGACGAGGTGATCGGCCGGCAGGAAGTCCAGCGGCAGCCGGATGTCCGGGCACAGACCGGTCCGCGCGATGAAGCCGAAGAGGGCGGCCATCTCGCTGTTGGTGTTCATCACGCCGGTTCCAGTGCTGCCCGCGATGTCCATCAGACGGTAGACGGCGACCGGCAATCCCGCGTCGGATGCCTTCTTCAGCAGCGCCTCGGCGACCCACTTGGTCTCCACGTATCCCACCGACAGATGTTCCGGGAAGCCCAGCGGCGTACTCTCGGTCACCTCGCGCACCCCGGCCGGCCCGAATCCGGCGAGCACCGCCATGCTGGAGGCGAAGTGGACGGGGACGGCCCTGCCGGCGGCGAGGCGGATGATCTCGTATGTTCCGTCGACGTTGACCGAGCGCAACTCGTGATACGGGTAGATGAAGTTGACCTGGGCGCCGAAGTGGTAGACCGCGTCGATGGTCGATGCCAGTTCCTCGAACCGGCCGGGAGCCAGACTCAGTCCGGCCTTGCCCAGGTCGCCGACGACCGGCTGGACGCGCGTGCTGGACAGATCCTTGAGGACGTACCGCTGGTGGCTCGCGCGGATCATCTCCATGCCGTGCTGCTCGTCCGAGGCTCTGACCAGGCAGAGAATCCGGCCCGTCGTGCTGCGCAGCAACTCGTCGATCATGTGGGCGCCGCAGAATCCCGTCGCCCCGGTGAGCAGGACGTCGCCGGAGCGGTGGTGATCCGGAGCCGGCCCGTCCCGGCCCACCTCCGGAACGCGCCGAGCGGTCTCCGAGGCGAAGTCGACACTCAAACCGCCCGGGCGGGTCAATGTGCCGGCACGTGCCTGGCGCACGGACTCGGCGAACGCGGCGAGCATCGGCTGACGCAGCAGTGAACGGGTCAGGTCGCGGATCTGTGTGACGCCGATGCCGAATATGACGCGGGTCCGGGCGAGCATCTCCATGGCCAGCAGCGAATTGCCGCCCAGTTCGAAGAAGTCGTCGTGCGGACGGACGTAGTCCACACCCAGGATCTGGCCCCACAGCTGTGCCATCCCCTGCACCACCGGACGGTCGTCGGCGTCGGCCGTCGGCGGTGCGGCCCCGGATTCCGGTACGGCCTTGCGGTCGAGCTTTCCGCTGGGCGCGACGGGCAGCCGTTCCACCGCGTGGAAGGCCGCCGGGATCATGTAGCCCGGCAGGACCTCGCTGAGTGCCGACCGCAGCCGTACGGGCTGCACCGCCTCGCCGCCGGCCGGTGGCGAGGCGGGCGTGTAGTAGGCGATCAGGTCCCGGTCGCCGCTGTCACGCGTGCGGGCCACCACCATCGCCTGGCCGATCTCCGGACGGGAGACGAGCGCGGCCTCGATCTCCGCCGGGTCGACCCGGAACCCGCGGATCTTCATCTGGTCGTCGACCCGGCCCAGAACTTCCAGATTGCCGTCCGGGCGCCGGCGGCCCAGGTCCCCGGTGCGGTACATACGGTCTCCCGGCGCCCCGCCGTGCGGATCGGGCAGGAACTGCCGTGCGGTCAGGGCGGGTTGCCGCCAGACACCACGCGCCAGACCCTGCCCCCCGATGTAGATCTCGCCGCGCTCGCCCGGCTGCACCGGGCGCAGGTCGGCGTCGAGCACGTGGACGTGAGTCCCCTCCAGGGGCCGGCCGATGGGGGCGACGGCAGTATCCGGCGCGGCGAGCACTTCCTGATTCAGTTCGCAGAGCGTGGAGGTGATGGTGGTCTCGGTGAGCCCGTAGGCGTTGACGAGCCGCACGCCGGGGATCTTGCGCAGAACGGCGCGGCAGTCCTTCGCGGTGACGATCTCACCGCCGACGATGGTGAGCCTCAGCGACGCGAGCATCTCGCCGCGGTCCGCGACGGAGACGACCCGGTGCCAGTAGGCGGGGGGCAGGTCGGCGACGGTGATCCCGTACTCGGGCAGGCGGCGCAGCAGGTCGGTGGGCGCCCACGTCGGGGTTCCGGCGAGGATGAGCGTCGCGCCACTGATCAGCGTGGCGAAGATCTGCTCCAGTGAGGTGTCGAAGCCGAGCGCCGCGGCGTGCAGCACCCGGTCGGAGGGCGTCAGTTCGTAGGCCCGGACCACCGCCGTGAGGGAGTGGGCCAGCGACCGGTGGCTGATCATCACCCCCTTGGGCGGCCCGGTGGAACCGGAGGTGTAGATCACGTAGGCGAGGTCGTCCGGACCGGGGCCGGGTGCCGGCCGCGACGCCTCCGACGGCGCCTGCGCAGCCGGTTCCTCGGCCGCCTCGGCGTGGACGATCCGTGCCTCGCACCCGGCGAACATCGGGGCGTGCTCGCGGCTCGTGACGATGAGGCGTGAACCGGTCTCACCGACCAGTGCGACCATCCGTTGCGGCGGGGTCGCCGGGTCGAGCGGCAGGAACGCGCCTCCGGATCCCAGCACCGCCAGCAGGGCGACGATCAGCTCGGGCACGCGGTCCAGGCACACGGTGACGACGCACTCCGGGCCGACGCCCCGCTCCCGCAACCGATCGGCAAGCCGGTCGGCGCGACCGCTCAGCTCGGCGTAGCTGAGCCGGCCGTCGTCCGAGAGCACCGCGAGAGCGGACGGCTCACGCCGCGCCCGCTCCCGCACCAGCTCGGGCACGCTGCCCGGCCAGGCCTCCGCCGGCCGCTCGGCGCGGGCACTCGCGGGCCGCATATCGGTCCACAGGCGCTCGACCAGAGCCCCGCACGCCGAGTCGGACTGCGGTCCGCCGATCCGATGCCACCCTGCCGGAATCCGGCGGTCTGCGGGCCAGACCACGTACTGCTCTTCGTCGTTGCGCAACACGACGCACGGTGCAACCGACTCTGCCGTCCGAGGATCACGTTCCGTCACCTCGAGCCTCCTGCCTCGCGCGGCGTCCTGCGGAGCACGATCTGCGCTCCTGGCGGGAAGGGGCCGCCGCCGTCACTGCTTCCCTTCGGCGGGCCTCACAGGCATTTCGGCCAGGCGGCCGAGCGGCGGTGCGAGGACCAGTTGCCCCGCCTCCTCGGCACTGACCGGTTCTGCGAAAAGATAGCCCTGCGCCAACTGACAGCCCATGGAGATCAGCAACTCCTGCTGCCTCACGTTCTCCACCCCTTCGGCGATGACCGTGAGACCGAGCGTGTCCGCGAGATGTGCGATGCCCTCGACAAGGGCGTACTGTTCCGGCGATCGCCCGAGTTCGTCGACGAACGACTTGTCGATCTTGAGTATCGAGATGGGGAACTCACGCAGATAGCTCAGCGACGAGTAGCCCGTTCCGAAATCGTCGATCGCGATACGAATGCCGAGCTCTGTGAGCGCATTCATCTCGCCCAGAATACGCTCGTCGTTGTACATCAGCACACTCTCGGTCAGTTCGAGTACGAGAGAAGCCGGTTCGATGCCGGAGAGATCCAGTGCACGCCGGACCACGTTGTAGAAGTCGTCGTCCCGGAACTGACGCGGCGACACATTGACGCTGATGTAAGGCGGTTTGCGACCGGCCGTCCCGTCGCGCAGGACGGAGCCCTCCCACCGGACCGCCTCGGCCGCGGCCTGGTCGAGCACCCAGGCGCCGAGGGGGACGATCTGCCCGCTCTCCTCGGCGAGCGTGATGAACTGCTCCGGCAGCACCATGCCACGCGTGGAGTGGGGCCAGCGAACGAGCGCCTCGAAGCCGGCGACCTGACCACTGGCCAGCTCCACGATGGGCTGGTAAAGCACCAGGAACGACGTCTCGATCGACGAACTGTCCAGGGCCTCCTGCAAATTGGCGCGCTCGGCCATGCCGCTCTGCAGTTCCGGGTGGTAGCGGCGCCACTGGCGCTTGCCAGCCGTCTTCGCCGAGTAGAGGGCGAGATCGGCGTGTGTCAGTAGTTCGACCGAGTCGATGCTGTCCTCCGTCGTCGCCACGCCGATGCTGGCGTACGTGCTCATCGGACCCACACTGAGCCGGAACGGCTCGTCAAACACGGTCATCACGTGTTCGGTGAACCGCTCCACGCCCTCCGTCCCGACGGAGCCCTCCACCAGCAGGGCGAACTCGTCCCCGCCGATGCGTGCGGCGGTGTCGGAGGCACGGACGGTCGTCTGCAGCCGGAGTGACAGCGCGACCAGGAGTTCGTCGCCCACACCGTGGCCGTGCATGTCGTTGACGACCTTGAAGTCGTCCACGTCGATGAAGAGCACGCCGACCACCGTCCCGTCACGCTGAGCCTGCGCCAGGGCATGGTTGACCCGGTCCTGGAAGAGCACGCGGTTGGCCAGATTGGTGAGCGAGTCATGGAACGCCTGGTGGGTGAGTTCGCGTTCGAGTTTGCGCTGTTCGGTCACGTCCCGCAACGTGAGCACCACTCCACCGACGGTCGCCTCCTCCCGCAGGTCGCTCCACTTCAGCTCGACCTCGATGGACGACCGGTCGCCGCGGACCACGCGCCAGTGTTCGCGCGCGGTCTGCGGCTCGCCCCTGCGTATCCGGCCGAGCTTCTCGACCACCGCGCGACTGTCCTGTGGTGGCACCAGATCGACGAGGAGGGTGCCCTCCAGGTCCGGCAGGCCGAGGACCTGGTCGGCGGAGGGGCTGGCGTAACGGACGCGGTCGTCCTCGTCGAGGATCAGGATGACGTCCGAGGCGTTCTGCACCAGCGTGCGGAAGTACATCTCGCTGTTGCGCCGGTTGACCTCGTGGGCGAGGGTGACCCGTTCCGTGGCAAGTGCGGCCTGTGCGGCGAGAGTCACCAGCGTGTCGCGGAGCACGAGCAGGTCGTGCTCCGCCCCCGCCACGATCAGCACCCCGATCAGCGGATCGTCCGAGGGGTGACCCTGCGCGGTGAGCCGGCAGACCAGAGCGTGGTCGTTGCGGGGCGGCTCCACCTTGAGGTGGTCGACAAGGGCGGGCCCCACCCCGTCGAGGGCCACCAGGCGGTTCTCGCCGGACGCGATCAGTTCCCGTACGGCTGTGGTCGCCCGCGTGGCCAGGGGCCCACGCAGGACGCTGTGGGGCCCGTTCACCCAGAGTGTGCTGTCCGGCAGGGTGAGCAGCGCGGAACGAGGCGGGCCGACCGGCATCAGCTGCGTCACCGCGGAGTGGACTGCCGCGGCCACGTCCCGCAGCTCGCCCGCTCCGCCCAGCGACGACACCGCGTCGCGCAGCGCCTTCTCCCGGCCGACCGCCCGCCGGTGGGTCGCCACCACCCCCGCCAGGCGGTAGAGCACGAGGAGGAAGAGCACCGCGGAGAAGACCCCGATGACGCCGACGTTGGACCTCACGCCGCGCACCGCCTCCGTCAGGAGGATGGCGGGCGCGATGAGCGACGCCAGGGTGAGCAGGGCCAGCCGGCCCGTACCGGTCTCGGCTCGCCATGGCAGCGGCTGCGTCAGCAGGCGCATGGACGGATGGAGCGCGGCCAGCGCCCAGGCGCCGTACAGGAGGGCCCAGCCGAGTTCGACCGCGCTACCGGTGCGCCACGTTCCGTTCAGCTGGATCAGGCCGTACAGCACGTCGGCGGTGAGCAGGCCGACGGTGCCCACGGTGAGCAGCATGAGCGAGCGGCTCTTGCCGCCGCGGCCGACGAGCAGCCGCAGCAGCATCGCCAGGACAAGGATGTCGCCGAGCGGATAGGCGATGGCGAACGCCTTCTGCACCCAGGTGAGACCCTCGGCGCGGGCGTACGGATCGATGAGAAAGAGCCACGACAGCAGGGCCAGGCCGACGGTCAGCGTCAGTGCGTCGACGAGGCTCGCCCGGTCGCGCCAACTCGTGCGCCAGTGCACAAAGCCCAGCAGGCCTGCCGCATAGAGCGGATATGCCGCTAGATAGAAGCCGTCAGCGATCGACGGGAACGGGATCTCTTCGTTGAGCAACTGGATGAGAATGATCTGGGTGGCCTGGCCTGCGGCGAAGGCGAAATTCCCCGCGGCTAGAAGCAGCCAGGGGAGTCGATGCGCCGGATGGTTGAGAAAGACACCGAGGACGATACCGATGACGCCGGTCGCTCCAATGGCGACGAAGAGCAGCCGCTGTTCCGGATATACGTAGTAGAGCGCCGTCAGCACGACGATACATGAGCTGACAACGACCATCGCGGTCTGGCTTCGCAGTCGCGCGTTCATCCCAACCAACCTCCTGAGAGGACCACTTGTCGGGCGGGGTGAGCTGGGCGAACGGCACCGGTGCGGCGAAGAGGCCCGTGGGACCGTGCTGACGAAGGAGAATTCCCCGGCCCGGGCCGGGACTCGGCCCTGATCGCCTGTGAACACGTTTTCCGGTGAACATGGCCTCCGGTATACCCGCTCACCGTTATGCTGGCTACTTCTGCACCGGGGCATCGACGTGCCCTCATCCAGCTTACCGGGATTGCCCTTTCTCGCACTCTTGCAGCGAGATAAGGCGTCGCCTCGCGGAATAGCACGACATGCGCGAAAATGCAGGGCGCGGAGACCGGACCCGGTCCGGTTTCTGCGACGGCCGGCTCCTGACGGAAGGGTGCAGACCCGTCCCCGACTGCCGCAGAACCTCTCCTCCTTCGGGTAGTTGGCTCTTTTCCGCGGCGGCCGTCGTGTCGCGCCTTCCGATGTTCATGATCGGCAGCGCAGTCATGACGCTGTCACAGCTCGGCGGTCAGGCGCCCGAACTGGCCGTCATCCCTGGAGCCATGGCGCGGCGGCGGGGCGTACCCCGGCCGGCGGTCCGTCCGTCACGGCAGTGTCGGCGAAGAAGACACCCGCCCGGTGGTTCGAGCGCCGGGCTCAGCCGCCGCGCCGTACCCGGGCCGCCCTGCGGGCCTCCGCGAGCTTGCGGGCCTCGCTGCTCTTACGGGACGACCGGCCACCGGAGCCGCTCTTCGCGTCCTTGGTGCTGCCCAGGCCGCGGAACGGGGCGTTGTGGTTCTTGGGGCGCGATGCGGCCGGCCCGCCGTCGAGAGGCTCCCCTGAAGGGGCCCTGGCCCCGGTGATCCGGCTCAGCTCCGCCTCGCCGGACCGCACCTTACTGACTTTGGGAACAACTTCGGCGTCGGCCATGACCTGGCTCGTCTCACGGCGCTGCCCCGACAGGACGAGGGTCACGACTGTGCCGAAGCGCCCGGCCCGGGCCGTGCGGCCCGCGCGATGCAGATAGTCCTTCGGATCGGTGGCCGGGTCGACGTTGACCACGAGGTCGAGGTCGTCGACGTGCAGGCCGCGTGCGGCGACGTTCGTCGCCACCAGCGAGGTGACCTGCCCGTTCCTGAACTGGGCCAGGGTCCGGGTGCGCTGCGGCTGGGACTTCCCACTGTGCAGGGCGGCGGCGGCCACGCCGTTGGCCCGCAGGTGCCGCGTGAGCTGGTCGACGCCGTGCTTGGTGTCCAGGAACAGCAGCACGCGGCCGTCCCGGGCGGCGATCTCCGTCGTCACCGCGTACCGGTCCGGGCCGTGCACGACGAAGACGTGGTGCTCGATCGCGGACACCGCGCTGGACGAGGGGTCCACGGAGTGGACTGCGGGGTCGCGCAGGTAACGCTGCACCAGCTGGTCGACGTCGCGGTCGAGAGTGGCGGAGAACAGCATCCGCTGCCCGTCGGATCGCACCTGGTCCAGAATCCCGGTGACCTGCGGCAGGAACCCCATGTCACACATCTGGTCGGCCTCGTCCAAGACCGTGATGCGCACCCGTCCCAGCCGGCAGCCGTTGCGCTCGACGAGGTCGTGCAGCCGGCCGGGCGTGGCGACGACGATCTCGGCGCCGTCCCGCAGCGCGGTGGCCTGCCGTCCGATGGACACTCCGCCCACCACGGTCGCGAGCCGCAGTCCCAGCGCCTCGGCGTACGGGGTGAGCGCCTCACCCACCTGCTGCGCCAGCTCCCTGGTGGGCACCAGGACGAGCGCCAGCGGCTCTTTGGGCTGAGCACGCCGTCCGGCCGTCCGGGCTAGCATCCCCAGGCCGAAGGCGAGCGTCTTGCCGGAACCCGTGCGGCCCCGGCCCAGAACGTCCCTTCCTGCCAGCGCGTTCGGCAGCGCCGCCGCCTGAATGGGAAAGGGCACCGTCACACCGTGCTCGTCGAGCACCCTCAGAATCTCGGCCGGCAGCCCCAGATCTGCGAAGGACGCCCCCGTGGGCAGCGCCGAAGCAGCGCCCCCAGCCTCGGGCCCATGATCCTGCCGCCGGGCATCGGCACGTGCTGATTCACTCACAGAGAGCCTTCCTCCGAAGGGACCGTACCGAGGAAGGCGCGGCGGGGACGCGGTCACCGGCCATGGACGCCGAACGGAGCACCGACACAGCGACACTGCAAACAGGGAACCTTACCATGGGGCAAGGCGCCTGGTTCTCCCAGGGTCGTGCGTCATCGGCCACGGATCATCGGTCGCCGCCCGGTTCCACGCTCGGCAGCCACACCCGCATCGTCGAAGGCCCGCGGCTCGCCCAGGAGTGGTAGGGGACCAGGGCGATCCCCGTACGGTCGGCAGGCGCCGTGGCGGCGGCCGTGTCGAGCGGACGGTACGGCCAGGCGTCGTCGCGCTGTCCGTCGTCCGCGGTGATGTGCCCGGCGGATACCACCGTGCCGTCCGGCCCGTCCTCCGGCGGGGCGGAGGGGTCCACCAGGATCTCGTCGACGTCGTGTCCGTCCGGCAGGTCCACGGACTCGGCGCAGTACACCAGCGGTCCGCGCTGGACAGCCACCGTGCCCCGGACGGCGTCGACGCGCGGGTCGGCCGTGACCCCCCGCGGCCGTACGGGCAGTTCGAGCCGGATCTCCCACGGTCCACGGAAGGTCCGCCGCCGACCGGGTGATGCGCACGGTCACGGCTCCGCCGGACGGGTAGTCGGTACGGACGCGGAGCGCGATGCCGTGGCCGCCCCGGAGAGAGGTGGCGATCTCCATGTCGGCGTACTGGTGCAGTTGCACGCCGTGGTCGTAGGCCGTCGCCAGGTATGCAGGCAACTGGGCCAGCGTCCGCGCCACATTGGTCGGACAGCAGGACACGGCGTACCAGGGCGCGCGCAGGCTCGACTCGGCGCGCGGGCTCGCCGCGTCCAGGGCGGGCTCGGCGCCCCCCTGCCCGTGCCCTCGGGGGAGTTGCCATGATGCCGGGGCCTCAGCCCTGGCCGCGCCGGGAGCAGGCCGTCGTGCCCCTGACCGGTACGGGGATGTCGAGCACCGCGCCGGAGGCCGCCGTGGGGCTTTTCACCCCGTAGCGGGCGGTGGTCACGAAGACGCGGGTGTCACGAAAGAGGAGGGCGCCTGACGGACAACTGTCCGTCAGGCGCCTTACCGGTGCCGGAGGACCGGGCTAACGCCGGTGAGTTCCCAGGGTGATGACGCCCTTGGTGCCGGCGCCGGTCCTGTTGTCGTAGACGACGTCGCCGGTGGACTTCTTCCAGATCTTGATGCGGAAGGTGTCCGGGCCGTCGGTGGCGGTGACTCTGAAGGCGTAGCCGCTCTTGCCACCCACGGTGCCGGTGCCCTGGTAGACGGCCCGGGAGCCGTTCACCACGAGCCAGTCGGAGCCGGTGGAGCGGAAGGTGAGCTTGGCCGGGCCGAAGACGAACGTGGCCGTGCCGGTGGGGACGGTGGCTCCCTTCCGGTACTGGGCGGCCAAGGTGAACGCCGCCTTCCCGGTCAGCCCCGGCCCGGCCGGGTAGGCACCGGCCGGCGAGGTGATCGTGCCGGCGCCGGCCACGGGTCCGGCCGCCCGGTCGTACACGATCAGTTCCGGGAGTGTGGTGGTGTCCGTGCCGCGGTCGTCGTCGGTGACCGTGACGACCGGGCGGTGGATGCCCGCGTCGTCGTAGACGTGTGCGGCCCGGCAGCCGGAGTCGGTGACCGTGCCGGTCGTCGGCCGGCTGCCGTCCTTCCAGTCGACCTCGCAGGTGTGGCGGTCGCTCGTGCCGGGGTCGTCGAAGGAGGCGGTGACGACGGCGGACTTGCCCACCGGGAGGGGCGAGCCGGGGCCCTTGGCGGAGGTGATCGACGGGGCTGCGTTGGAGACCTCGACGCTCGCGGTGTCACTGCCGCGCCCGCCGGTCAGGGTGACCTGGAAGGTGCCGTCGTCGGTGCAGGTGAGGGTCGTGCGGGCCGCGGCGGGGTCCTCGACCGCGCACGGGGCGCCGTCCTGGACGGTCCACTTCGGGGTGCCCGCCCCGGAGACGGTGCCGGCGAGGGTGATCGCCGCGCCCTCGGTGCCGGTGGCGTCCGGCCCGGCGTGGACGACGGTGACCGGGTCGATGCCGCCGAGGGTCGGGACGACCTTCTCGATCAGGCCGTCGGAGCCGAACTCCAGCTTGTCGACGGTGGTTTCGCGGTGGGTGCCGTCACCGCCGGGGATGGCGAAGCGGTGGTAGGCGATGTACCAGTCGTCGGTGCCCGGGACGTGGACCACGGAGTGGTGGCCCGGGCCCTTGATGCCCAGGGACAGGTCCTTCTCCAGGATCACGCCCTGCTTGGTCCACGGGCCGGTGGGCGAGGGGCCGGTCGCGTAGGCGACGCGGTAGTTCTCGTCCCGGGTGTCGTTCTCCGACCACATGAAGTAGTAGGTGCCCTTGCGCTTGATGACGAAGGTGCCCTCGTTGTAGCCGCTCGGGGTGATGTCCTTGACCTGCGCGGTGTCGATGGAGGTCATGTCGTCGCCCAGCGGGACGACGTAGGCGCGGCCGTTGCCCCAGTAGAGGTACTGCTTGCCGTCGTCGTCGGTGAAGACCGCCGGGTCGATCATCTGGCCGCGGAAGTCACCGGCCTTGAGCAGCGGCTTGCCCAGGGCGTCCTTGAACGGCCCGGTGGGCGAGTCGGAGACGGCCACGCCGATGTTGGCGTCGGCGCAGAAGTAGAAGTAGTACTTGCCGTCCTTCTCGGTCATGGCCGGTGCCCAGGCCCTGCTGTCCGCCCAGCCGACGTCCGGCCCCAGGTCGAGGATGACGCCGTGGTCCTTCCAGTGGACCAGGTCCTTGGAGGAGTAGGCCTTGAACTGCGTGCCGCTCCAGCCCTCGAAGCCGTCGGTCGTCGGGTAGATGTAGAAGGTGTCGCCGAAGCGCACGATGTTCGGGTCGGCGTTCAGGCCCGGCAGGACCGGGGTCTTCATGATCAGCGCCGAGACCTTCCAGGTCCGCTTCTTGCCGTCCGACCCGGTGACCTCGTACGTCACCGGCTTGGTGAAGTCGCGCACGCTGCCGGAGGCGGGGCTGATCGTCGCACCCTCGGCGAGGGTGAACTCCGGTGCCAGGGCGGTGAGATCGGTGCCCGCCTTCATGGGCAGGGTGATCGTGCCGACCGCGTTGTCGACGAGCGCGTCGACCTTGAGCGCCGGGTGCGTCGCCTTGGCGATGCCCGCGGTGTTGCCGCTGAGCCGCATGACCTCGGTGCCCGTGAGGGCACGGTCGTAGATGCGGAAGTCGTCGACCTCGCCGCCGAAGTAGGGGTCGGCCTCGTACAGGGAGCGGCCGATGTAGCCGCTGTAGTCCTTGGCCGCGCTGTACAGCTCGGACGGTTTGATGGTGGTCGTGGTGCGGGCCGCCTCGATGCCGTCGGCGTAGAGGACCATCGTGCCGGTGGCGCCGTCCAGCGTCACCGTGACGTGCCGCCACTGTCCGGGCGTGAGCTGCGAGCCGGCCGTGAGCTTCGACTCCGCCGACCAACTGGCCTTGGTGATGGCCGAGTAGAGGCTGGAACCGCCGTTGGACGGAGTGGCGAACAGGTACTTGTCGCTGTCGGGTCCGAGCCCGAACAGCCACTGGAAGCTGCTGCCGCCCTTCCACTTGGCGTACGTCGACACCGTCACGCTGCCGGCGTTCTTCAGCACACCGTTCGGGATCTTCACGTACGGCGAGCCCGAGCCGCCGGACATCTTGAACGAGCCGCCGTCGACACCGGTGCCGAAGTCGGGCGTGCGCACATAGGTGCCGTGGTAGCCGTGCCCGCTGGAGTCACGGGCGATGCTGCCGCCCGTCTCGTCGAAGTCGTAGTGCAGGAGCAGGCCGGCCGGGAGGTCCGGTCCCTCCTCGGACACGGTGACCTCGGCCCGGACCGGGATCGCGGCGCCGCCGGGCAGGCTGCCGGTGACGGTGAAGGTGCCGGGCTGGGCGTACTTCGACGCCGGGACGTCCTCCCAGTCGACGGAGACGGGCCGCTTGGCGCCGTCGGCGTACTCGGCGATCACCGTGGCCGGCAGGACCGGGGCGTCACCGACCCGGGTCTTCACCGACACGTCCTCGACGCTCTTCACGATCTGGTCGGGCTGGTAGGCGCGCAGCAGACGGTCGTACTCGGCCTGGGTCACCGGCAGCACGGTGCCGTGGCGGGGCTTGGCGGGAAGGTCGTAGCCGGTGGAGGGGGTCCAGGTGCCGGAATCGAGGTCGGTCGTCTCGAACGGGATGTATCCGCGGCCGCCGAACTCGTCGAGGAACGCGTACCACTTCTCCTCGGTGTTGGACTTGAACACCAGCGGTCCCTCGGCGGCGTTCATCGCACCCTTGCCGATGCCCTCGGCGACCGGGGTCCAGGACG contains these protein-coding regions:
- a CDS encoding family 43 glycosylhydrolase, whose amino-acid sequence is MTHVARLRSRARRRAGHLAGLTAASMLLTLAGPTASAHAAPTAPAASAAEAADITDGLALWYKLDAPSGGTVTDASGNGRNGTVSGTADWSASGQGLAFNGSDTYIKVPDDVMKGMDAITVSMDVLIDPTQSTPYFLYGFGNTSAGNGNGYLFTTGNSFRTSVATGNWSTEQTTKPSDSHNLTRGVWKHITYAQSGSTGVLYEDGVEVGRNTSVTTTPGGIGSGTTKANYIGKSVYDGDKLFKGRIRDFRVYDRALDGSEAEQLSLPVATQGVADDKDALSLGDTSGVTSDLDLPKTGPAGGSAITWDSDNPSVVSDTGKVTRPEAGSPDGRATLTATLKKGTVTGTKTFDVTVRPALDDAAATREAAEALTVHNLDDARGNLTLPSTGKYATTVTWSSAKPDVVSADGEVHRPAHGDGATTVELTATVTKGEAKATRVLTARVPELPADAALKGYMFSYFTGEGTSDGEQLYAALSKGDDPLHWRELNDGKPVLTSTLGEKGLRDPFIIRSPEGDKFYQIATDLRIYGNGDWDASQRTGSKSIMVWESTDLVHWTNQRLVKVSPDSAGNTWAPEAFYDAERGEYVVFWASKLYDNADHSGDTYNRMMYATTRDFYTFSEPKVWIDRGYSVIDSTMIRHDGTYYRLSKDERNNTSSTPNSKFIFQEKSDSILDPSWTPVAEGIGKGAMNAAEGPLVFKSNTEEKWYAFLDEFGGRGYIPFETTDLDSGTWTPSTGYDLPAKPRHGTVLPVTQAEYDRLLRAYQPDQIVKSVEDVSVKTRVGDAPVLPATVIAEYADGAKRPVSVDWEDVPASKYAQPGTFTVTGSLPGGAAIPVRAEVTVSEEGPDLPAGLLLHYDFDETGGSIARDSSGHGYHGTYVRTPDFGTGVDGGSFKMSGGSGSPYVKIPNGVLKNAGSVTVSTYAKWKGGSSFQWLFGLGPDSDKYLFATPSNGGSSLYSAITKASWSAESKLTAGSQLTPGQWRHVTVTLDGATGTMVLYADGIEAARTTTTIKPSELYSAAKDYSGYIGRSLYEADPYFGGEVDDFRIYDRALTGTEVMRLSGNTAGIAKATHPALKVDALVDNAVGTITLPMKAGTDLTALAPEFTLAEGATISPASGSVRDFTKPVTYEVTGSDGKKRTWKVSALIMKTPVLPGLNADPNIVRFGDTFYIYPTTDGFEGWSGTQFKAYSSKDLVHWKDHGVILDLGPDVGWADSRAWAPAMTEKDGKYYFYFCADANIGVAVSDSPTGPFKDALGKPLLKAGDFRGQMIDPAVFTDDDGKQYLYWGNGRAYVVPLGDDMTSIDTAQVKDITPSGYNEGTFVIKRKGTYYFMWSENDTRDENYRVAYATGPSPTGPWTKQGVILEKDLSLGIKGPGHHSVVHVPGTDDWYIAYHRFAIPGGDGTHRETTVDKLEFGSDGLIEKVVPTLGGIDPVTVVHAGPDATGTEGAAITLAGTVSGAGTPKWTVQDGAPCAVEDPAAARTTLTCTDDGTFQVTLTGGRGSDTASVEVSNAAPSITSAKGPGSPLPVGKSAVVTASFDDPGTSDRHTCEVDWKDGSRPTTGTVTDSGCRAAHVYDDAGIHRPVVTVTDDDRGTDTTTLPELIVYDRAAGPVAGAGTITSPAGAYPAGPGLTGKAAFTLAAQYRKGATVPTGTATFVFGPAKLTFRSTGSDWLVVNGSRAVYQGTGTVGGKSGYAFRVTATDGPDTFRIKIWKKSTGDVVYDNRTGAGTKGVITLGTHRR